The region GTCATATGGACTTAGTTCTACGATCACACGATCACCAGGAAGGATGCGAATGTAGTTCTTTCGCATCTTGCCGCTGATGTGCGCAAGAATTTTGTGCCCATTAGTTAGTTCAACGCGAAACATTGCGTTAGGTAAAGCTTCTGCAACGGAACCTTCGATCTCGATGGCGCCATCTTTGCTAGCCACTAACACCCACTTCTGTTTCAAATTGAACCCACGCCCGTTTGCGAGCGCGGTTGCACCCACCAAAAACCCTCAGGATTTTCGCTAGGCGCGAAGGTGCATTCTAAAGCCCCGCCCCTTATAAAGGGAAATTGGCTAAATGGCCCCTATTGGACCCCCTAGACACGCCCAGACTTTCGGGCGAAAAGGCGGTTTTAGCTCTGGAAATCCTCGCGGCGGACCCAGGTCACTAGCACCCAAAGAGAACAGACCAAGGTCACGATTAGGGCTGGGAAGTAGAAGATCTTGTCTACGAAGATGCCGATCGGTGGCGATCCTGGCATTAGCCCGCGAAGTGAGATCAAAGAATAGGTAAGTGCTGCAGCCCATGTAAGGGAGGAAAGCGTTGGTGGGCGCTGTCCGGTAACCACCATGTAAGTCATGATCGTCACCGAAATCATCGCTGTGATCATAAGTAACAAAATGATTGTTACGAGCAACTTAGTTGAATTAGAGCGAACTGCTTCAAATACTGAAGAAGATTGGCCGTTGTTAAATTCATCTACGGCCATATCAAATGACTTTGCATCATCCATTTTCACCGTTGTAAAGGCATCGTTCCAAAGGCCGTGGATCATATGGATATCAAAAGTGTCGATCTTCTTTGTGTAATCCAGTGGCAAGATGTTTAGCGTTGCTTGATCGCCATCTTCTAATGTGCCAATCGCGCTCATTGGTATCTCAAATGAATACTTATCCATTGGATACCAGCCCACATCAGAACGTGCACCAGCACCTGGTTGCTCATCTATCTGAACGTCAAAGCCACCGGTCGGAA is a window of Candidatus Planktophila lacus DNA encoding:
- the infA gene encoding translation initiation factor IF-1, giving the protein MASKDGAIEIEGSVAEALPNAMFRVELTNGHKILAHISGKMRKNYIRILPGDRVIVELSPYDLTRGRIIYRYK
- a CDS encoding DUF4436 family protein, producing MKVFRTKFFQTFILITVAYLGIVVVISQSPADDAVAIDDKLIEMSSDNRLELLVQVTGVNPLEGTANARVLPWPNSDDVGYRLKSGWVPSQDVDLVVDSVIGASNGGSNTYSFKKDVPTGGFDVQIDEQPGAGARSDVGWYPMDKYSFEIPMSAIGTLEDGDQATLNILPLDYTKKIDTFDIHMIHGLWNDAFTTVKMDDAKSFDMAVDEFNNGQSSSVFEAVRSNSTKLLVTIILLLMITAMISVTIMTYMVVTGQRPPTLSSLTWAAALTYSLISLRGLMPGSPPIGIFVDKIFYFPALIVTLVCSLWVLVTWVRREDFQS